TCAATCATATCTATTCTTCTATTCTCCTTTTTGGGTTTATACCATGAATCTATGCTTTTAGTAGAACTTAAGACTTGTCTTTTAACCAATTTTCCATCCATGATTTTGTTTCTTCAGCCAGTTGTCTACTAGACGTATAGGATATCTGCTCATTGTTGAGATAGATTCCCCAATAAACGACTGGTTTTTTGGATTTTTCCTGGTCATTCTTGAATAAATACAGTTTGAGTTCGGCCTCTGAGCCAATCGTAAAGAGACTTACGGTTACGGTCATTTGTGAACCTCCTAACCCCTTGCTTTGGGGCCATTAACTACCTTTCACCAGTTATCATTTTGGCTATCTGTTTACTATAATTCTCTCTAGAATGAAATATGGATTCAATCGGATAATCTTGGTATTTCAAACACGGCAACTTAGTATTTCATGTTTAGTTTTGCGTGAGATAAATTAAGTATGCCTATTTCGATGAGAAGTGTTTCTCGTCAGTAAACTTTATCCAATATCTGATGACCTTATAACGTCAGCGAATCGATTTGGAGACGAGTCTTCTATTTTTAATTGGTAGATTATGGACCTAGTAATTTGCTCACTGCATCCGCCGGGGCAGAATTTTCGTCTTGCTCCCGGAGTTTAATGTTGATAAAGTCTTATGATGTAATCGCTGCTGTGAGTAACCTTTTGTCAACCTTCGGGCAGTGTCGATGACCTTCGTTTCTCTTTTTGAATTTGTTTCATAAGTAAGCCAATAATCTAATAAGCGGATATCTATATCGTTACGTTCCACGTTACACCTCCTTAACTTCATTCCTTCCTCGATAGTAAAAAGCACTACTGTCAAATTTCGTTTTCGTTACCTGCGTGGCGCATTCGAACATTTTTTTCTAGAACGCCGTGCTCTGGTATCTCTTCAAAATTTTTTTTAACCCGCTTGAGAATGAAAATCAATCAGGAGATCCTAGTATTCTTTTTACGGCAATTGTGTATTTTGAGAAAGGCCCATTTAGTCGATGAGTCAATCAAATCAAGTGGGAAAATCTTCCAGATTAATGAATATAATACTTAAAGACCTCATATCTCATATCCAACATTTTTAGGAAAAGTCAAAAATTACTATTTACCTAAGAACTCTCCAATTGGTGCCAGCGGTTCGATATGATCGCAGATTATTTTAAAGATGGCCATCATTGGAACAGCGATCAGTGCGCCGGGAATTCCCCATATCCAAGCCCAGAAAGTCAAGCTAAAGAATACTATCGCCGGATTAAGTGTGAGGCGGTGCCCCAGAACTATAGGTGTAATAAAATTGCTTTCAAATGCGTGAATTACAAAGTATGCAGCAGGTACAAGAATTATGTGTCCTATGTTTTCAAATGACGAGAATGCAACTAATCCAACCGTGGCGATACCTACTATCGCGCCAAGTAAAGGAATGAAATTTAGAAGCCCTGCCATTACACCCCAAAGCATCGGGTTGGGCATTTTCAATAGGAACATGGCCAGCCCAATCGTTATACCTAGACCGGCATTAATGATACTAATGGTTAAAAGATAGATAGATATGTCTCGTTCTGTCTGGCGGGCAATTTCTACGGCTCGCTTTTTGTCTTTCAATCGGGGCAATACCCTAACTAACTTTAACAGGAATAAATCTCCAGAGGCAAGGAGGAAATAAAGAAGGATGATTATC
The Thermodesulfobacteriota bacterium DNA segment above includes these coding regions:
- a CDS encoding AI-2E family transporter, translating into MPIDIQSLFLAGIFLLAFFYTLYFARVIFLPLVLALLLSFMLTPLVRSLKRLKVPEALGAALLLLLLLGGVFYGFYSLSKPASEWIAKAPETLKDIEYKLSKWKKPVEQVTEATKQAEKLAKIDDDNETQKIEAKKTAYSDILLNRTWEFVVETALIIILLYFLLASGDLFLLKLVRVLPRLKDKKRAVEIARQTERDISIYLLTISIINAGLGITIGLAMFLLKMPNPMLWGVMAGLLNFIPLLGAIVGIATVGLVAFSSFENIGHIILVPAAYFVIHAFESNFITPIVLGHRLTLNPAIVFFSLTFWAWIWGIPGALIAVPMMAIFKIICDHIEPLAPIGEFLGK